TAAAGGAGTTACCTGTTATTGTAGGTAGCCTTCATAGTATGTTAACACCCATTGCAGCCACTTTGAAGTATATGAATCCTAATATAAAAATTACCTATATTATGACGGATGCAGCTGCACTACCGATATATTTTAGTGATACAGTTTATCAGCTAAAAGAAAAGAGCATTGTTGATAGTACGATTACAGTGGGGCATGCATTTGGCGGAGATTTGGAAGCAGTGAACATTTATAATGGTTTGATTGCAGCAAAAGAAATTACTGCCTGTGATATTGCTATTGTAACAATGGGGCCTGGTATTGTAGGCACTGGCACCCCCTACGGATTTACTGGCATTGAACAGGGACAAATACTGGATGCAGTAAAGGATTTAGGAGGAATTCCTATAGGTGTACCTCGAATCAGTTTTAGTGATCCTAGGGAACGGCATTATGGTATAAGTCATCATAGTTTAACGGTTTTTAGTAAAATTGCGAAAACAAAGGTTAGAATGATCCTTCCTATTCTGCCAGATAAAGAGAAAAAATTTTTATATGAACAATTAGAGTACTTGAATATTCATAGAAAACATACTATTATTGAAGAAGATGGTAGCATACTTTCTGAGGCATTAAATCAATTTAATTTATCTGTCAAAACAATGGGACGTAGTTTAAAGGATGACACTGTTTTCTTTCTAGCCTGTAGTGCTGCTGCTGTGTATGGTTGTGGTCTTCTGAAAAATTATTATAGAAAATGAATTCCTATGCTATGACTGTACCAAATAATTATATAGGGAGGGTTTAAATACTTATGTCATTTGAAGAAAAAACGTTAAAGTCCGAGCGAATATATGAAGGAAAAATTGTTAATTTAAGAGTAGATACAGTAGAACTACCACAAAAAAAATATTCTAAGAGAGAAATTATAGAACACGCGGGAGCTGTGGGAATCCTAGCAGTTACAAAGGATCAAAAAATTGTTCTTGTAAAGCAGTTTAGAAAACCTGTTGAAGAAACAATATTAGAAATTCCTGCTGGCAAGCTGGAGGCAAAGGAAAATCCTGCGGACTGTGCTTTAAGAGAATTAGGCGAGGAAACTGGATATAAAACTTCAAAAGTGAAAAAGTTATTAGAGTTCTACTCTAGCCCTGGGTTTACGAATGAAGTGCTTCATATTTATTTAGCAGAGGATTTAGAAGAAGGAATAGCACATCCTGATGAAGGTGAATTTGTTGAACCAGTACATATAGGTATAGAAGAGGCCCTTGAAAAAATTACAAAAGGTGAAATAAAAGATGCTAAAACAATTATTGCTATCTTAGCTTATAAAAATATATTAAATATGCTTTAAGGACATGTCATAAAACCTCCATGACTGGCATAATGATTTTAATATCATTATTAACTGAATGGAGGTTATTTTGTGTTCAATAAGGTGATGAATTATTTAAAAAAGCACATAAGGGAAAACCTATTGATTTATTCTATGGTGATTCTATGCTTTTTAATTGGCGTATCTGTAGGTGCCTTTACTGTAAAAATAGTAGACAAACATCAGAAAGAAGAGCTGTTTTACTATTTAAGAGACTTTTTTCAATTATTTTATACCAATGAGCTAAGCGGGGTTAGTATTTTTAGACAATCCTTTGTGAATAACTTCCAGTTGCTTATTTTAAGTTGGATTTTAGGTTTAGTGGTTTTGTTAGCACCACTTGTTTTGTTGATTGTATCCTTTAAAGGATTTGTTATTGGATTTACAGTTGCACTACTGATTGAAGAATTTAAACTTTGGGGGATTCTAGTATTTTTACTTGGGGTTTTTCCTCAAAATTTTATTATCATACCAAGTTTTATTTTTGCTGCTGTTTTTTCTCTATGCTTCTCCTCCTCTTTTATAAAGATAAAAATAAAGAAAATAAAAAACATAGGATTTTTAAAGCAAATGTTACCCTATAGCAGCTTATATGGCATTTTAGTGATGATTATTGTGGTTGCATCCTTCATAGAAGCCTATATTGCCCCTTTGTTTATAAGACTTATTGCCAGTAATCTTCTTTAATTGATGAAAAGATATAAAAGATTTTACTGCAAATTTTATTTTTTGGCAGGAATTATGAATCATTTGTGGAATAATTTCTATAGCAAGCAAGAGTAAAGGGAGAATTTCACTATGAATCAATTCATTTCGAACTATGTAGAATATTTAGCCAATGAGAAACAACTATCCAATAACACTTTAGAGTCTTATGTGCGGGATGTAAAACAATATCTAACTTATTTAAGTGAAAATGAAGTTGAAGATATTGCGTATACCAGCAAAACTACGATTATTACTTACTTAGTTTACTTACAAAACAAAGGAAAAGCAGTTTCTACCATATCTAGGAGTATTGCTTCTATCCGATGTTTTTATCAATACCTACTACAAAATAAAATTGTTTTAAAGGATCCTACTTTAAATTTAGAGTCTCCAAAAACAAAAAAGAAGTTACCTAGTATACTAACTTTAAATGAAGTAGATGCGTTATTGAATCAGCCTGAAGAAAGTACTCACAAAGGAAAAAGAGATAAGGCGATGTTAGAACTTTTATATGCTACTGGTATTCGGGTTTCGGAACTGATTTCTTTGAGCATGGACGACATTAATATAGACTTAGGTTTTGTAAAATGCACTACGGGAAGTCGAGAGAGAGTTATTCCCATAGGCTCTGTAGCTTTAGATGCCCTGAATAATTACTTAGAAAATGCTAGAAACCTTTTTATTAAAAATGAAAAGGAAAATCTTTTATTTTTGAACATGCAAGGAGGACAATTAACTCGTCAAGGTTTTTGGAAAATTATTAAGGCCTATACAAAACAATTAAGTATTGCAAAGCCCATCACCCCCCATACGTTGAGACATTCCTTTGCAACCCACCTTGTGCAAAATGGTGCAGACTTAAAGTCTGTACAGGAGATGCTGGGACATTCTGACATATCCACCACGCAGGTTTATGCAAATTTAACAAAAAATAAGATTAAAGATGTATACAACAAGACACACCCTAGGGCCTAAAGCAGGTCCTTTTTTATATCACTGGGATTCGCTTAAGTTAGCGTTCACGCTGCGCCATGTGTGCCATCGCCATGGAGACGCTTCGGAAGCCCTCGAACCGTCCCCATGACTCCGCTATTTTGTGTCTGACTGTAATATATTTAGTGTTACTTATCTAGATTTATTTTCAATTTTATTTTTGGGAAAAGGGGTATAATAGTAATAAAATTTATTATGAGGAGGAATTTTATGGTGAATAGAGTGGTGTTATTTGTTATAGATAGTGTAGGCATTGGTGCTTTGCCTGATGCAGAAAAATTTGGAGATGTAGGAGCAAATACGCTGGGGAATATAGCCAAAGCTGAAGGAGGTCTTCATTTACCTAACCTAATCAGTCTAGGATTAGGAAATATTGATGGTATCGTAGGGATCGATCCAATAGAAGCACCTCTTGGAACTTATGGTAGATCAGAGGAGGTATCACAAGGAAAAGATACCACCACGGGTCATTGGGAAATAGCAGGACTCCACCTAACAAAGCCTTTTAAGACCTATCCTGACGGTTTTCCTGATGCTGTTATAAAGGCCTTTGAAGAAAAAATCGAAAAAAAAACGCTGGGGAATAAAGCCGCTTCAGGAACAGCTATTATTGAGGAACTGGGAGAAGAGCATCTTCAAACCGGTTATCCTATTGTTTACACTT
The sequence above is drawn from the Clostridium formicaceticum genome and encodes:
- a CDS encoding DUF3866 family protein codes for the protein MLHIKRGKVIEILSRSKEKTKILVAVDEKEERALNYNLITGEVAVDDEVLLNTTAVELKLGTGGYHFVLYNLHSMSPSLEEDQGHIMKLRYTPLQLKVFATEEQNHPNHHKFLEFQSLKELPVIVGSLHSMLTPIAATLKYMNPNIKITYIMTDAAALPIYFSDTVYQLKEKSIVDSTITVGHAFGGDLEAVNIYNGLIAAKEITACDIAIVTMGPGIVGTGTPYGFTGIEQGQILDAVKDLGGIPIGVPRISFSDPRERHYGISHHSLTVFSKIAKTKVRMILPILPDKEKKFLYEQLEYLNIHRKHTIIEEDGSILSEALNQFNLSVKTMGRSLKDDTVFFLACSAAAVYGCGLLKNYYRK
- a CDS encoding NUDIX hydrolase → MSFEEKTLKSERIYEGKIVNLRVDTVELPQKKYSKREIIEHAGAVGILAVTKDQKIVLVKQFRKPVEETILEIPAGKLEAKENPADCALRELGEETGYKTSKVKKLLEFYSSPGFTNEVLHIYLAEDLEEGIAHPDEGEFVEPVHIGIEEALEKITKGEIKDAKTIIAILAYKNILNML
- the spoIIM gene encoding stage II sporulation protein M; translated protein: MFNKVMNYLKKHIRENLLIYSMVILCFLIGVSVGAFTVKIVDKHQKEELFYYLRDFFQLFYTNELSGVSIFRQSFVNNFQLLILSWILGLVVLLAPLVLLIVSFKGFVIGFTVALLIEEFKLWGILVFLLGVFPQNFIIIPSFIFAAVFSLCFSSSFIKIKIKKIKNIGFLKQMLPYSSLYGILVMIIVVASFIEAYIAPLFIRLIASNLL
- the xerD gene encoding site-specific tyrosine recombinase XerD is translated as MNQFISNYVEYLANEKQLSNNTLESYVRDVKQYLTYLSENEVEDIAYTSKTTIITYLVYLQNKGKAVSTISRSIASIRCFYQYLLQNKIVLKDPTLNLESPKTKKKLPSILTLNEVDALLNQPEESTHKGKRDKAMLELLYATGIRVSELISLSMDDINIDLGFVKCTTGSRERVIPIGSVALDALNNYLENARNLFIKNEKENLLFLNMQGGQLTRQGFWKIIKAYTKQLSIAKPITPHTLRHSFATHLVQNGADLKSVQEMLGHSDISTTQVYANLTKNKIKDVYNKTHPRA